A region from the Thauera humireducens genome encodes:
- a CDS encoding response regulator transcription factor — MRVLLVEDDPTLAGGITEFLRGQGDEVCHEVDGLAADRRLQDEGFDFVLVDVGLPGLGGYEVVRRIRSRGQRLPAILITARDALDDRIYGLDLGADDYLVKPFQLAELTARMRAVQRRGSAMGAPPLSFGPLLLDAEGRLAELDGEALALTGREWDILEALVRADGRTVARERLQGDGSGNALEVYVSRLRPRLEAAGLLIRTVRGFGYRLERLKDRRDGAA, encoded by the coding sequence ATGCGCGTACTGCTGGTTGAAGACGACCCGACCCTGGCGGGCGGAATCACTGAATTCCTGCGCGGCCAGGGGGACGAAGTCTGCCACGAGGTGGACGGCCTCGCCGCCGACCGGCGCCTGCAGGACGAGGGCTTCGACTTCGTGCTGGTCGACGTCGGGCTGCCCGGACTCGGGGGCTACGAGGTCGTGCGCCGGATTCGCAGTCGTGGCCAGCGGCTTCCGGCGATCCTGATCACCGCGCGCGACGCACTCGACGACCGGATCTACGGACTCGATCTCGGCGCGGACGACTATCTCGTCAAGCCATTCCAGCTCGCGGAACTGACCGCACGCATGCGCGCCGTGCAGCGGCGAGGGAGCGCCATGGGCGCGCCGCCGCTGAGCTTTGGTCCGCTGCTGCTGGACGCCGAGGGACGACTGGCGGAGCTCGACGGCGAGGCCCTGGCGCTGACCGGGCGCGAATGGGACATCCTCGAAGCCCTCGTGCGCGCCGACGGGCGCACGGTGGCACGGGAACGCCTGCAGGGCGACGGTAGCGGCAACGCGCTGGAAGTGTACGTGTCGCGTCTCCGTCCCCGGCTTGAGGCGGCAGGGCTCCTGATCCGCACGGTGCGCGGCTTCGGCTATCGCCTCGAACGACTGAAGGATCGACGCGACGGTGCAGCCTAG
- a CDS encoding sensor histidine kinase: MQPSLRRNLLQALAGPTTLLMLAAGAVAYGTAKSVVNSAYDQNLLNLAHGVASHVHPIGNWPELDLPAEAERMLRTDTQDEIFFRVRDERNRVLGGDADFPILDDLDPASTLPIPYQAEPAAGANTPPPKPPRTAVFRELEYRGEPVRAVRLYRSVGDGGIYVTVGETLHKRRDAMDRLLLGFVSASVLLALAAAVAARFGIPSGLAPLQRLADSLRRRAGTDLSAIDLAAVPDEIREVVGALNALFERLRKASARQREFLQDAAHQLRTPLAGLQMQLELLEARPLDETARARLRSSVDRVTRLANQLLALARAESGGRMLADATPVELAPLIDDLVEGWLEVADRRGIDLGIQREAVSLVGDPTLLQELISNLMDNALKYTPAGGSVTLHCSQAADGHRIEIEVADTGPGIPESVRAQVFERFYRHTGTTVGGSGLGLPIAREIVHCHGGHITLASGAHGHGTVVRVSLPASNDRGR, translated from the coding sequence GTGCAGCCTAGCCTTCGCCGCAACCTGCTGCAGGCGCTTGCCGGCCCGACCACGCTGCTGATGCTCGCCGCAGGTGCCGTGGCCTACGGCACGGCCAAGAGTGTCGTCAACAGCGCGTACGACCAGAACCTGCTCAACCTCGCGCACGGCGTCGCCAGCCATGTCCACCCGATCGGCAATTGGCCCGAGCTGGACCTCCCGGCCGAAGCCGAACGCATGCTGCGCACCGACACCCAGGACGAGATCTTCTTCCGGGTGCGCGACGAACGGAACCGCGTGCTGGGCGGGGATGCCGACTTCCCCATCCTGGACGACCTTGATCCGGCCTCGACCTTGCCGATCCCTTACCAAGCCGAGCCCGCGGCCGGCGCGAACACCCCGCCGCCGAAGCCCCCGCGGACAGCGGTGTTTCGCGAGCTGGAATATCGAGGCGAACCGGTGCGCGCCGTGCGCCTGTACCGCAGCGTGGGCGACGGCGGCATCTACGTCACGGTCGGGGAGACCCTGCACAAGCGCCGGGACGCAATGGATCGGCTGCTGCTGGGCTTCGTCTCGGCCAGCGTACTGCTAGCGCTCGCCGCTGCCGTCGCCGCGCGCTTCGGCATCCCCTCCGGCCTTGCCCCGCTGCAACGCCTGGCCGACTCGTTACGCAGACGTGCCGGCACCGACCTGTCCGCGATCGACCTCGCCGCCGTGCCGGACGAGATCCGCGAAGTGGTCGGTGCACTCAATGCCTTGTTCGAACGCCTGCGCAAGGCCAGCGCCCGGCAGCGCGAATTCCTGCAGGACGCAGCACACCAGTTGCGCACGCCGCTGGCCGGATTGCAGATGCAGCTCGAGCTGCTCGAAGCCCGGCCGCTGGACGAGACCGCGCGGGCCCGCCTGCGGAGTTCGGTCGATCGCGTCACCCGTCTGGCGAACCAGCTGCTGGCGCTGGCGCGCGCCGAGTCCGGCGGTCGCATGCTCGCGGACGCCACGCCGGTCGAACTGGCGCCACTGATCGACGACCTGGTCGAAGGCTGGCTGGAAGTCGCCGACCGCCGCGGCATCGATCTCGGCATCCAGCGCGAGGCGGTGAGTCTCGTCGGCGACCCTACCCTGCTGCAGGAGCTGATCTCCAACCTGATGGATAACGCATTGAAGTACACGCCAGCCGGCGGCAGCGTGACCCTCCATTGCAGCCAGGCAGCCGACGGTCATCGCATCGAGATCGAGGTGGCGGACACCGGACCGGGCATCCCCGAATCCGTCCGCGCGCAAGTCTTCGAGCGTTTCTATCGCCACACCGGCACGACCGTGGGGGGCAGCGGGCTCGGGCTACCGATCGCGCGCGAGATCGTGCACTGCCACGGCGGCCACATCACCCTCGCCAGCGGCGCTCACGGGCATGGCACGGTCGTTCGCGTCAGCCTGCCCGCCTCGAACGACAGGGGGCGGTGA
- a CDS encoding tyrosine-type recombinase/integrase, whose protein sequence is MSQNLPPSDKHPLIHLLDGEVVLYKRGAIKAWQARYKLADGGWHRMSTKTPDLDRAKSVAKDAYMEAKYRHKFGQPAVSRRFDAVARIAIKEMQDALDAGHGKKTYITYIQVLERWLIPYFGGKHINNVDVHELEQFDAWRAEKLGRDPAASTITNHVSALNRVFDVAVARGWMQQSQIPELKNRGKKSTRRPAFTSEEWRTVQRYLPEFAKQGHTAKTRMMRSLLHNYVNILANTGMRHGTESLGLKWSNIEWHTDKSGERYLKLHVDGKTGPRELIARHNVETWLTNIKNGFEAYKGLTFDQLLKQKRDDLVFRLSDGTVTNALGATFKQFLVKYKLLTDAQGNERTLYSLRHTYATYVMLNKGGDISIHDLAIQMGTSVKMIEKHYSHLKPTMIADRIAGKRWKPKAEDLTASAKNKKRRPNDKAEQTEG, encoded by the coding sequence ATGAGCCAGAATCTACCACCATCAGACAAACATCCTCTGATTCATTTGCTCGATGGTGAAGTCGTCTTGTACAAACGAGGCGCCATCAAGGCTTGGCAAGCCCGTTACAAGTTGGCCGACGGTGGCTGGCATCGCATGTCTACCAAAACTCCTGATTTGGATCGTGCGAAGTCGGTCGCCAAAGACGCGTACATGGAGGCGAAGTACCGACACAAGTTCGGTCAGCCTGCGGTATCTCGACGTTTTGATGCGGTGGCAAGGATCGCGATCAAAGAGATGCAGGACGCGCTCGATGCAGGTCACGGTAAGAAGACCTACATCACCTACATCCAAGTCCTTGAGCGTTGGCTCATTCCGTACTTTGGCGGCAAGCACATCAACAACGTCGATGTGCATGAGCTTGAACAGTTCGATGCGTGGCGAGCCGAGAAGCTAGGCCGCGATCCAGCAGCATCAACGATCACAAACCACGTGAGCGCATTGAACAGAGTGTTCGACGTGGCGGTTGCTCGTGGCTGGATGCAGCAGAGTCAAATACCCGAGTTGAAGAACCGAGGCAAGAAATCGACCCGACGACCCGCATTCACGAGTGAAGAGTGGAGAACGGTCCAAAGGTATTTGCCCGAGTTTGCCAAGCAAGGCCATACGGCCAAGACACGCATGATGCGGTCGCTGCTGCACAACTACGTCAATATCCTTGCCAACACAGGGATGCGGCATGGCACCGAAAGCTTGGGGCTGAAGTGGTCGAACATCGAGTGGCACACCGACAAAAGCGGGGAGCGGTATCTGAAGCTCCACGTCGATGGAAAGACAGGGCCACGAGAGCTTATCGCGCGTCACAACGTGGAAACGTGGCTGACGAACATCAAGAACGGCTTTGAGGCCTACAAGGGCCTGACATTCGATCAACTGCTCAAACAGAAGCGTGATGATCTCGTGTTCAGGCTCTCTGATGGAACGGTCACCAACGCCCTCGGCGCCACGTTCAAGCAGTTTCTCGTGAAATACAAGCTGCTGACAGATGCACAAGGCAATGAGCGAACCCTGTATTCACTGCGACACACCTACGCAACGTACGTGATGTTGAACAAGGGCGGCGACATCAGCATCCATGATTTAGCGATTCAGATGGGCACGTCAGTCAAGATGATTGAGAAGCACTACTCACATCTCAAGCCCACGATGATCGCAGACAGGATCGCAGGCAAGCGGTGGAAGCCAAAGGCCGAAGACTTGACAGCATCAGCAAAGAACAAAAAGCGTCGTCCAAACGACAAGGCAGAACAGACCGAGGGTTAA